In the Carassius auratus strain Wakin chromosome 50, ASM336829v1, whole genome shotgun sequence genome, one interval contains:
- the LOC113066727 gene encoding cytochrome P450 2F2-like, giving the protein MLGFLILMWICIFLLFLFIQIPRPKNFPPGPRPLPLFGNLLELNINNPLKDFERLADHYGKVYSLYLGSKPWVVLNGFAVLKEALVTKAVDFAGRPQDLMVNQLTKGSGVILSDYGPSWKEHRRFALMTLRNFGLGKQSMEERILGEVSHVIAKLEKRVGSSFDPKTMFHNAASNIICIVLFGSRYDYDDEFLKLFIHLYTENAKIANGPWAMIYDTFPMLRSLPLPFKKAFRNASKAREMSAKLVNEHKKTRVPGEPRDFIDCYLDELDKRGDDGSSFSEAQLILYVLDLHFAGTDTTSNTLLTAFLYLMTHPEIQEKCQTEIDEVLEGKDHASYEDRHDMPYTLAVIHEVQRVANTVPLSVFHCTTKDTELMGYNIPKGTFVIPNLTSVLKEEGQWKFPHEFNPDNFLNEQGQFDKPEAFMPFSAGPRVCLGEGLARMELFLIMVTLLRRFQFVWPDDAGEPDYTPVFGVTLTPKPYRMHIRRRETVKQ; this is encoded by the exons ATGCTGGGCTTTCTGATACTGATGTGGATATGCATCTTCCTCCTGTTCCTCTTCATCCAAATCCCGAGGCCTAAGAACTTTCCTCCTGGACCTCGTCCTCTGCCATTATTTGGGAATCTGCTGGAGCTCAACATCAACAATCCTTTGAAAGACTTTGAGAGG CTCGCAGATCACTATGGGAAAGTTTACAGCTTGTATCTGGGATCAAAACCTTGGGTGGTTCTTAATGGTTTTGCGGTTTTGAAGGAAGCTCTTGTTACTAAGGCTGTGGACTTTGCAGGACGCCCGCAGGATCTCATGGTCAACCAACTTACAAAAGGAAGCG GTGTAATTTTGTCCGACTATGGCCCCAGTTGGAAAGAACACAGACGCTTTGCTCTGATGACCCTGAGGAACTTTGGCCTGGGGAAGCAGTCAATGGAGGAGAGAATTCTGGGAGAGGTTTCTCACGTTATTGCCAAATTGGAAAAAAGAGTTG GAAGCTCCTTTGACCCTAAGACTATGTTCCACAATGCTGCATCAAATATCATCTGCATTGTTCTGTTTGGATCCCGCTATGATTATGACGATGAATTCCTCAAGCTTTTCATTCACCTCTATACAGAGAATGCAAAGATTGCCAATGGACCATGGGCCATG ATATACGATACATTTCCTATGCTGAGAAGTCTGCCTCTGCCTTTTAAAAAGGCCTTCAGAAATGCCAGCAAGGCCAGAGAAATGTCTGCAAAACTGGTCAACGAGCACAAAAAGACAAGAGTCCCAGGGGAACCCAGAGACTTCATTGACTGTTATTTGGATGAGCTTGATAAG AGAGGGGACGATGGTTCCTCATTTTCAGAAGCTCAGCTTATCCTGTACGTTCTGGATTTGCACTTTGCTGGGACTGATACCACATCCAACACCCTTCTCACTGCATTTCTGTATCTCATGACCCACCCAGAGATTCAAg AGAAATGTCAAACAGAGATCGATGAGGTTCTGGAAGGTAAAGATCATGCATCGTATGAAGACAGACACGATATGCCGTACACACTGGCTGTGATTCATGAAGTTCAGCGTGTTGCTAACACTGTACCACTAAGTGTGTTTCACTGCACCACCAAAGACACGGAGCTGATGGGCTACAACATCCCCAAG ggaacttttgttaTTCCTAACCTCACTTCTGTACTAAAAGAAGAAGGCCAGTGGAAGTTTCCTCATGAATTTAACCCAGACAACTTCCTGAATGAGCAGGGCCAGTTTGACAAGCCTGAAGCCTTTATGCCTTTTTCTGCAG GTCCTCGTGTGTGTCTCGGTGAGGGTCTTGCACGTATGGAGCTCTTCCTGATCATGGTGACTCTTCTGCGCCGTTTCCAGTTTGTGTGGCCCGATGATGCAGGGGAACCGGATTACACCCCAGTATTTGGGGTCACCCTCACCCCCAAACCCTACAGAATGCAC
- the e2f4 gene encoding transcription factor E2F4, with the protein MDLETGRNELGAMGESQQPQTPSRHEKSLGLLTTKFVTLLQEAKDGVLDLKAAADTLAVRQKRRIYDITNVLEGIGLIEKKSKNSIQWKGVGPGCNTREIADKLIDLKLELEDLDRREHELDQQRVWVQQSIKNVTDDSLNSPLAYVTHQDLCNCFKGDTLLAIRAPSGTQLEVPVPESHVNGQKKYQIHLKSSAGPIEVLLVNKDPSSSSPVVLPVPPPDDMLQSLSTPASTTSAAAVPTKPAANSVPSSTSTCQSPSAAATTVPPKTTTASAAGAATDISSTSTSNTTANPTSSTDTQQLQSSASLDSSSSLPDSSALFEPIKTDPSDLLDLPKELSEMFDPKEMMSTDLLEELMSSEVFSPLLRLSPPPGDHDYIYNLDETEGLCDLFDVPIANL; encoded by the exons ATGGATTTAGAGACCGGAAGAAACGAACTGGGAGCAATGGGAGAGTCGCAGCAGCCGCAGACCCCCAGTCGCCACGAGAAAAGTCTCGGACTGCTCACGACTAAATTTGTGACTCTTCTGCAGGAAGCGAAGGACGGAGTGCTGGATCTCAAAGCT GCTGCAGATACTTTGGCTGTAAGGCAGAAACGGCGCATCTATGACATCACCAATGTTTTGGAAGGCATTGGACTCATCGAGAAGAAATCCAAAAACAGCATCCAGTGGAA gGGTGTTGGTCCGGGTTGCAACACGCGTGAAATTGCAGACAAGCTCATCGATCTCAAGTTGGAATTAGAGGATCTTGACAGGAGGGAACATGAACTGGACCAGCAGAGAGTTTGGGTTCAGCAGAGCATCAAAAATGTGACAGACGACTCGCTAAATAGCCC TCTGGCGTATGTAACACATCAAGACCTCTGCAATTGCTTCAAAG GTGACACTCTTCTAGCAATAAGAGCTCCTTCAGGAACACAGTTGGAGGTTCCTGTGCCTGAATCT CATGTCAATGGACAAAAGAAGTACCAGATTCATCTGAAGAGCTCTGCAGGCCCCATCGAGGTCCTGTTGGTGAATAAGGACCCTTCTAGTTCTTCTCCTGTGGTGCTGCCTGTGCCCCCGCCTGACGACATGCTTCAGAGCCTGTCCACCCCTGCTTCAACtacctctgctgctgctgttcccACCAAACCAGCAGCCAACAGTGTGCCatcctccacctccacctgccAGAGTCCCTCCGCAGCCGCCACCACCGTCCCTCCCAAAACAACCACTGCCTCTGCTGCTGGGGCAGCTACAG atATTTCAAGCACCTCCActtcaaatacaacagccaatcCCACATCTTCAACCGACACGCAGCAGCTGCAGTCTTCTGCGTCACTGGACAGCAGCTCTTCACTTCCTGATTCCTCAGCCCTTTTTGAACCAATCAAAACAGACCCTTCAGATC tGCTGGATCTCCCCAAAGAACTTTCAGAAATGTTTGACCCTAAAG AAATGATGAGCACAGATTTGCTTGAAGAGCTGATGTCATCAGAAG TTTTCTCTCCGCTCCTCCGTCTATCTCCTCCTCCGGGTGATCATGACTACATCTATAACCTGGATGAGACGGAGGGCCTTTGTGACCTCTTTGACGTTCCCATTGCCAACCTTTGA